One Pelotomaculum isophthalicicum JI genomic region harbors:
- a CDS encoding CHASE2 domain-containing protein codes for MRGWVEKLKGKGVAFALVVLVMVTSLAGAWEGLELGLYDSWFKLRGARPAPEDIVVVAIDDRSIGEIGLLPWPRQMYARLLEKLKDAKVVCFDVVFDTPGTPEDNAALAAAVKAQGRVVLGNMFSFEQNAAGEVYQVPRFPVKQLAAATNGIGFANVPEDVDSVIRRVTTVDTNTFGRPFPSLSVATYLVEKGLNPNSLKLDGKGVLYAGDLAVPIDNKYQSLINFWGPASTFQTYSFTDILNDRVSSDKLAGKVVFIGFTSASEHDYVTTPFTLGNMVLGGALPSPGVEVHASALATYHAESFYKRAPQAVNLVILLLVGVLSVAGVSRAKNPLRGLLYLLVILAAAGVGVYLSWYYGRYWVNLASPLGLGMLIYTGMTAENLVRTEMDRRRTRALFARYVPPAVVSDLLQHPEDIVLGGMRVELTIFFSDVRGFTSFSEDKTPEYVVQRLNEYFTEMNAIIFKHGGTLDKYMGDGIMAFFGAPIHYEDHADRALAASLEMLERLKELNKKWEDQGEPLFNIGVGINSGPVVVGNVGSPERMDYTIMGGEVNLASRLESMNKEYKTNIIMSDRALKYLKNKDNLPGEITLLGETSVRGMVEKVLIYTVKAKQVSEASGEVS; via the coding sequence ATGCGGGGCTGGGTGGAAAAGCTGAAAGGAAAAGGCGTGGCGTTTGCGCTTGTTGTTCTGGTTATGGTCACAAGCCTGGCCGGCGCTTGGGAAGGACTGGAGCTGGGCTTGTATGACAGCTGGTTCAAACTGCGCGGAGCGCGGCCTGCGCCTGAGGATATCGTGGTGGTGGCCATAGACGACCGTTCCATCGGGGAAATCGGGCTGCTGCCCTGGCCTCGCCAAATGTACGCCCGCCTGCTGGAAAAACTGAAAGACGCGAAGGTGGTCTGCTTCGACGTGGTTTTCGACACGCCGGGCACGCCGGAGGATAACGCCGCTCTCGCAGCTGCGGTGAAGGCGCAGGGCCGGGTGGTGCTGGGCAACATGTTCTCTTTTGAGCAGAACGCCGCAGGCGAAGTTTACCAGGTTCCGCGCTTCCCGGTGAAACAGTTGGCTGCTGCCACCAACGGCATCGGTTTCGCCAATGTGCCCGAAGACGTGGACAGTGTGATCAGGCGTGTCACCACTGTGGATACGAATACTTTCGGCAGGCCGTTTCCCAGTCTTAGCGTAGCCACGTACCTGGTGGAAAAGGGCCTTAACCCGAACAGCCTGAAGCTTGACGGAAAAGGGGTTCTGTACGCGGGTGATTTGGCTGTTCCCATAGATAACAAATATCAGTCCTTAATTAACTTCTGGGGACCCGCTTCAACTTTTCAGACATACAGCTTTACTGACATCCTCAATGATCGGGTAAGCAGCGATAAATTAGCGGGAAAGGTCGTATTTATCGGCTTTACCTCAGCTTCTGAACATGACTATGTAACTACTCCTTTCACTCTCGGCAATATGGTGCTGGGCGGCGCGCTGCCGTCGCCGGGAGTCGAGGTGCATGCCTCCGCCCTGGCCACCTATCATGCTGAAAGTTTTTACAAAAGGGCGCCGCAGGCCGTAAACCTGGTAATATTATTGCTTGTCGGCGTATTGTCCGTGGCTGGCGTGTCGCGGGCGAAAAACCCCCTGCGGGGGTTGCTCTACCTGCTGGTGATTTTAGCGGCGGCAGGTGTGGGCGTGTACCTGTCCTGGTACTATGGGCGCTACTGGGTTAACCTGGCGTCGCCGCTGGGGCTGGGCATGCTAATCTACACCGGCATGACTGCCGAGAACCTGGTGCGCACCGAGATGGACCGGCGACGCACACGCGCGCTGTTTGCCCGCTACGTTCCTCCCGCCGTGGTGTCTGACTTGCTGCAGCACCCGGAGGACATTGTCCTGGGGGGAATGAGGGTGGAGTTGACGATATTCTTTTCGGACGTGCGTGGTTTTACCTCGTTCAGCGAGGATAAGACGCCTGAATATGTGGTGCAGCGGCTAAACGAATACTTTACCGAGATGAACGCGATAATTTTCAAGCACGGCGGCACTCTGGACAAGTATATGGGTGACGGGATCATGGCCTTTTTCGGCGCCCCGATTCACTACGAAGACCACGCGGACAGGGCGCTGGCGGCTTCCCTGGAAATGCTGGAGCGCCTGAAGGAGCTTAATAAAAAATGGGAAGATCAGGGCGAACCGTTGTTCAACATCGGTGTCGGCATCAATTCCGGGCCGGTGGTGGTTGGCAACGTTGGCAGTCCGGAACGGATGGATTACACGATTATGGGCGGGGAAGTGAACCTGGCCTCGCGTCTCGAGAGCATGAACAAGGAGTATAAGACGAACATCATTATGAGCGACCGCGCGCTCAAGTATCTTAAAAACAAGGATAATCTGCCAGGGGAAATAACGCTCCTGGGCGAGACCAGCGTGCGCGGCATGGTTGAAAAGGTGCTAATTTACACGGTCAAAGCCAAACAAGTGAGCGAAGCTTCAGGCGAGGTTTCATAA
- a CDS encoding AbrB/MazE/SpoVT family DNA-binding domain-containing protein: MEVAKITSKGQITIPIDIRKKLNLKDGDKVIFIEDGDKIIFANAAKVAFLNIQKAFEGEAERLGLKNEQDVVDMVDEIRKEMWEERYADND; the protein is encoded by the coding sequence ATGGAAGTTGCAAAAATTACAAGTAAAGGTCAGATTACAATTCCTATTGACATTCGCAAAAAGCTCAACCTAAAAGACGGTGATAAAGTAATTTTTATTGAAGATGGCGATAAGATTATTTTTGCAAATGCAGCCAAGGTAGCTTTTTTGAATATTCAAAAGGCATTTGAAGGTGAAGCTGAACGGCTTGGTCTGAAAAACGAGCAGGATGTAGTGGATATGGTGGATGAAATAAGAAAAGAAATGTGGGAAGAACGTTATGCGGATAATGATTGA
- a CDS encoding ATP-binding cassette domain-containing protein, translating into MSNIIVSGAREGNLKDISLELPRDQLIVFTGLSGSGKSTLAIDVIYQECQRQYLEAIGYQGIRKPKIDFIRNVSPAVRITQTESNKNPRSTVGTLTDIYTDLRIVYEKLGVQVCPHCDEVISAAECKEEVEKADGKFKVFMYCNHCNYKMKSILFHGVESDEVKKVFPGILPPRTVVAGKFEGVFPTLWRRMSDKGGDAKQLNDYFDFDICPDCLGERLGELSRGATVGFQKHCNCSRT; encoded by the coding sequence ATGTCTAATATTATCGTAAGTGGCGCCAGAGAGGGAAATTTAAAGGATATTTCACTGGAGCTACCCCGTGATCAGTTGATCGTTTTCACGGGGCTGTCAGGCTCCGGGAAATCTACATTGGCAATCGATGTTATCTACCAGGAATGTCAAAGACAGTATTTGGAGGCAATAGGGTATCAGGGGATTCGTAAACCTAAAATTGATTTTATTCGCAACGTGTCGCCGGCAGTCAGGATTACCCAAACTGAATCGAATAAAAATCCCCGTTCGACCGTTGGAACGCTTACCGACATTTATACGGACCTTCGGATTGTTTATGAAAAGCTGGGAGTACAGGTCTGTCCCCACTGCGATGAAGTGATATCGGCCGCGGAATGCAAGGAAGAAGTTGAAAAAGCGGATGGAAAATTTAAAGTGTTTATGTATTGCAATCATTGCAATTACAAGATGAAATCGATTCTTTTCCATGGCGTGGAAAGCGATGAGGTGAAGAAAGTATTTCCCGGTATTCTTCCCCCCAGGACAGTTGTAGCGGGCAAATTTGAGGGCGTTTTTCCAACGCTTTGGAGGCGGATGTCCGATAAAGGCGGCGACGCGAAACAATTGAACGATTATTTTGATTTTGATATTTGCCCGGATTGCCTGGGGGAGCGGCTGGGAGAGTTAAGCCGCGGCGCAACGGTTGGATTCCAAAAGCACTGTAATTGTAGTAGAACATAA
- a CDS encoding methyl-accepting chemotaxis protein: protein MLINKKLTRLYLLFFTFLSVIALSAFCRWEIRAVSALVVNTLITGLLLGTLWRKENNRWLYFLNQEIKNLAAGKVAVLKEKRHYPKEYGSLAGAADETAKLLRDVSGMAQLASQQVFAAVEQMNLTIKASGQIARDFTRVEVVAGSLADMSRKLRQETQENEQAVATCLEDMGSARRAIEQADTDSKQVADYVTTLDTSVGQVDVILNTIAEISDQTRLLALNAAIEAARAGEHGQGFAVVAEEVKKLSEKTFTAVGDTVKILQSIRKEVEKVKSTVESDRKSVAKGVENTVNAEAVLTEIARAVSAISSTVERSSEEIQGYLQQVSAAAEAQKENLEKITTTGVRLQKAAGMLEDVSGKVKIDTSAITSSVAHKENIERLLKVLCAESENPRITSLNANEHQQVLGELITRQPELEAVWSNRMDGTFIFSEPPAGLANARIRQWWQKAAIGEEYVSDIYLSAITKKLCLTISVPMKDSHGTIIGVLGADVRLND from the coding sequence ATGCTGATAAATAAGAAGCTGACGAGATTATATTTATTATTCTTTACTTTCCTCTCTGTTATTGCGTTATCGGCTTTTTGCCGCTGGGAAATCAGGGCTGTCTCGGCACTGGTTGTTAACACACTGATCACCGGCTTATTATTGGGCACACTGTGGCGTAAAGAAAATAACCGATGGCTTTATTTTTTAAATCAGGAGATAAAAAATCTTGCGGCGGGGAAGGTTGCCGTCCTAAAAGAGAAGCGTCACTATCCGAAGGAATACGGCAGCCTGGCTGGAGCAGCCGATGAGACCGCAAAGCTGTTAAGGGATGTGTCCGGGATGGCGCAACTGGCATCGCAACAGGTCTTTGCAGCTGTTGAACAAATGAATCTGACTATCAAGGCATCCGGGCAAATAGCCAGGGACTTCACCAGGGTGGAAGTAGTGGCCGGTTCGCTGGCTGACATGTCCCGGAAATTACGGCAAGAGACACAGGAAAATGAGCAAGCGGTTGCTACATGCCTGGAGGATATGGGCTCTGCCCGCCGCGCTATCGAACAAGCCGATACCGACTCGAAGCAAGTAGCTGACTATGTAACGACGTTAGATACCTCAGTAGGGCAGGTTGACGTCATCCTAAACACTATTGCCGAAATTTCTGATCAAACCAGGCTGCTGGCGCTTAACGCAGCCATAGAGGCAGCCCGCGCCGGTGAACATGGCCAGGGATTCGCAGTTGTGGCCGAAGAAGTTAAAAAACTATCTGAGAAAACATTTACAGCCGTGGGAGACACCGTCAAGATACTTCAATCTATCCGTAAAGAGGTTGAAAAGGTCAAATCAACGGTGGAGAGTGACCGGAAAAGTGTCGCTAAAGGAGTTGAAAATACGGTTAACGCTGAAGCTGTGCTGACCGAAATTGCCCGTGCGGTGTCGGCCATATCTTCCACCGTTGAAAGAAGTAGCGAAGAAATACAAGGCTATCTGCAACAAGTAAGCGCAGCTGCAGAAGCGCAGAAAGAAAACCTTGAGAAAATCACCACCACCGGCGTGCGCCTGCAAAAAGCGGCAGGCATGTTGGAAGATGTCAGCGGGAAAGTAAAGATAGATACCAGCGCTATTACAAGCAGCGTGGCACACAAAGAAAATATAGAGCGGCTGCTCAAAGTATTGTGCGCGGAGTCCGAAAATCCCCGCATTACTTCTCTAAACGCCAATGAGCATCAACAAGTGCTGGGAGAACTAATAACCAGACAACCTGAGCTTGAGGCGGTATGGTCGAACCGTATGGACGGTACGTTTATTTTTTCCGAGCCGCCAGCCGGCTTGGCTAATGCCCGGATTCGCCAGTGGTGGCAAAAAGCTGCCATTGGTGAGGAATACGTATCGGACATTTACTTATCCGCAATTACCAAAAAATTGTGCTTGACCATATCCGTTCCGATGAAGGACAGTCATGGTACGATAATTGGTGTTTTGGGAGCAGATGTTCGGTTAAATGACTAA
- a CDS encoding EAL domain-containing protein: MDNSIININNIIYNENIRIYFQPIISVKKKSIIGFESLCRGLNTGTNKIISPDTLFEFARHKNMNLELDRLCRKKALEAYKFNNFENKNYILFLNLDTSIMDNGIVGSGHLLNMVKNLDLFSNNIVIEIVESKVRDTKSLEKFINTYKEKGYLTALDDVGSGYSNLDRVALVKPDILKIDKGIISYIDKYFYKQEIFKSLVNLSRKIGALVVAEGVEREEEALVSLELGADMLQGFYFSKPQDYTFVTDEKTKKNIFYIANKFNNYMTYKIKSIKLMYQEYYMVLSNIINELSNVTCDNFDDMLSVIIQKYTIVECIYIINESGTQITETFCDQLKIKRNSKIYGPAKKGTEHSLKDYYYYLMSTGSTQFTTEPYISLASGNLCITISSQFEDVNSNRFILCIDIKVLPSNTCLP, translated from the coding sequence TTGGATAACAGTATAATTAATATAAATAATATTATATATAATGAGAACATACGTATATATTTTCAACCAATTATATCCGTTAAAAAGAAATCAATAATTGGTTTTGAATCCTTATGCAGAGGTCTAAATACTGGAACAAATAAAATTATTTCTCCAGATACTTTGTTTGAATTTGCCAGACATAAAAATATGAATTTGGAATTAGACAGGTTGTGTAGAAAAAAGGCTTTGGAGGCTTACAAATTTAATAATTTCGAAAATAAGAACTATATTTTATTCCTTAATTTAGATACGTCAATAATGGATAATGGGATTGTAGGCTCGGGACATTTGTTAAACATGGTTAAAAATTTAGATCTATTTTCAAATAATATAGTTATAGAGATTGTTGAATCTAAAGTACGTGATACTAAATCTCTGGAGAAATTTATAAACACATATAAGGAAAAGGGATACTTGACAGCACTGGATGATGTTGGCTCCGGTTATTCTAATTTAGATAGAGTAGCTCTTGTTAAACCTGATATATTGAAAATAGATAAAGGAATAATCAGTTATATTGATAAATATTTTTATAAACAAGAAATATTCAAATCATTAGTTAACCTTTCAAGAAAAATAGGTGCCCTTGTTGTCGCGGAGGGTGTAGAAAGAGAGGAAGAAGCTTTAGTATCGCTTGAGCTTGGCGCGGATATGCTTCAGGGATTTTATTTTTCAAAACCACAGGATTATACATTTGTGACAGATGAAAAAACCAAAAAAAATATTTTTTATATTGCCAATAAATTTAATAATTATATGACCTATAAGATTAAATCAATTAAACTTATGTATCAAGAATATTATATGGTCTTATCCAATATTATCAATGAACTTTCTAATGTAACATGTGATAATTTCGATGATATGCTCAGTGTTATAATTCAAAAATATACAATAGTGGAGTGTATTTATATAATAAATGAAAGTGGTACACAAATTACTGAAACCTTTTGCGATCAGCTAAAAATAAAACGAAACAGCAAGATATATGGACCAGCTAAAAAAGGAACAGAACATTCATTAAAAGATTATTATTATTATCTTATGAGCACTGGATCAACACAATTTACAACTGAACCATATATCTCTTTGGCATCAGGTAACCTGTGCATTACAATATCTTCGCAGTTTGAGGATGTTAATAGTAACCGTTTCATATTGTGTATAGATATAAAAGTCCTTCCCTCAAACACCTGTTTGCCATAA
- a CDS encoding putative toxin-antitoxin system toxin component, PIN family, giving the protein MRIMIDTNILISAYLFPTPNMRKLIDTITDHHTIVLPSYVIDELKVVIKRKFPAKYQFLDIFLSELPFEYAYTVERIDAGKYPSIRDKKDLPVLVSAITEDVDILITGDKDFSDMEIEKPEILMPTQFLEKYS; this is encoded by the coding sequence ATGCGGATAATGATTGATACAAATATCCTCATTTCAGCTTATCTCTTTCCCACCCCCAACATGCGCAAATTGATTGATACCATTACCGACCATCATACTATTGTATTGCCATCCTATGTGATTGATGAGCTTAAAGTGGTAATCAAACGCAAATTTCCGGCAAAATATCAGTTTTTGGATATATTTCTTTCGGAATTGCCTTTTGAATATGCTTATACGGTTGAAAGGATCGACGCCGGTAAGTACCCGAGTATTAGGGATAAAAAGGACTTGCCCGTTCTTGTGTCAGCTATTACAGAGGATGTGGATATTTTAATTACTGGAGATAAAGATTTTTCCGACATGGAGATTGAAAAGCCGGAAATACTCATGCCCACACAATTTTTAGAGAAATACAGTTGA
- a CDS encoding DUF2179 domain-containing protein: MRSECNRDPVFWRGGKHILETIFANPVYGYFIIFAARVVDVSLDVFRLLMLTRGYYIVAAIIGFFEVTVFVLVLGTVISGGISDPLKIIAYSGGFATGNIAGAFIEGKMAFGYVVIQVFPKMSFGDLLTARLRKENYGVTKITGEGRTGIREVLLVTVKRKNVPNIINIINEVAPDIFFNISDIRSIHGGIFPRHRP, encoded by the coding sequence ATGAGATCAGAGTGTAACCGTGACCCTGTTTTTTGGCGAGGAGGGAAGCATATCCTGGAAACAATCTTTGCAAACCCCGTTTATGGCTATTTTATAATCTTTGCTGCCAGAGTAGTGGATGTTTCGCTCGATGTCTTCCGGCTCTTGATGCTGACTAGAGGTTATTATATTGTAGCGGCAATCATTGGATTTTTTGAGGTGACTGTTTTTGTGTTGGTTTTAGGTACGGTTATATCCGGCGGAATAAGTGATCCTCTTAAAATAATCGCCTACTCAGGGGGATTTGCCACCGGGAATATCGCCGGGGCCTTTATAGAGGGGAAAATGGCCTTCGGATATGTGGTCATTCAAGTGTTTCCGAAAATGTCATTTGGCGACTTATTGACTGCCCGGTTGAGGAAGGAGAATTACGGTGTCACCAAAATAACAGGAGAGGGCAGGACAGGTATTCGGGAAGTACTTCTTGTCACTGTTAAAAGGAAAAATGTTCCCAATATCATAAATATTATAAATGAGGTTGCGCCGGATATTTTTTTTAATATATCTGATATTCGCTCCATCCATGGAGGGATTTTTCCCCGGCACAGGCCTTAA
- a CDS encoding S-layer homology domain-containing protein has product MYAAGPVFTDLPENDTYYPFVNYLVKTNLIQGYPDGSFHPAGTLTRAEAAAMLARANKLAGQAPAAQTYNDIGKQATQAMLSAAIMVLII; this is encoded by the coding sequence GTGTATGCCGCCGGACCGGTGTTTACAGACCTGCCCGAAAACGATACCTATTACCCGTTCGTCAACTACCTGGTGAAGACCAACCTCATCCAGGGCTACCCCGACGGCAGCTTCCACCCGGCCGGCACCCTGACCAGGGCCGAGGCGGCCGCCATGCTGGCCAGGGCAAATAAGTTAGCAGGACAGGCTCCCGCTGCCCAGACCTACAACGACATCGGCAAACAAGCAACTCAAGCTATGCTCAGCGCGGCTATTATGGTTTTGATTATATAA